Proteins from one Planctomyces sp. SH-PL62 genomic window:
- a CDS encoding RNA polymerase sigma factor, whose protein sequence is MDTGDSNAKLSELQTQTTLLYEAQHGTPEGADLAKQLLMLRYSGAVHRYLLKALGDSEAAKDLNQEFSLKFLEGRFRQFDRTRGRFRDYLKRSLHNLMVDFYRKQNVVSQLDTASGEAIVATDDLVDFDEQFLQSWRKDLMERASNALREHEASTGQPFWEVMRLRLLHPQMRSPELAEQLAQRLGRPMSAGNLRQILHRARDKFTEFLVEEVKVSLKTPSRDEVEEELADLKLLEFCKPSLDRVKFD, encoded by the coding sequence TTGGACACCGGCGATTCGAACGCCAAGCTCTCCGAGCTGCAGACCCAGACGACCCTCCTTTACGAGGCGCAGCACGGGACCCCGGAAGGCGCCGACCTGGCGAAGCAACTGCTGATGCTCCGCTATTCGGGGGCCGTCCACCGCTATCTGCTGAAGGCCCTGGGCGATTCCGAGGCCGCAAAGGATCTGAACCAGGAATTCTCCCTGAAGTTCCTGGAAGGGCGGTTCCGCCAGTTCGACCGCACCCGCGGCCGATTCCGCGACTACCTGAAGCGCTCGCTGCACAACCTGATGGTCGACTTCTACCGCAAGCAGAACGTCGTCTCTCAGCTCGATACGGCGTCCGGTGAGGCGATCGTCGCGACCGACGACCTGGTCGACTTCGACGAGCAGTTCCTCCAGAGCTGGCGCAAAGACCTGATGGAGCGGGCGTCGAATGCGCTCCGGGAGCACGAGGCCAGCACCGGGCAGCCCTTCTGGGAGGTCATGAGGCTCCGGCTCCTCCACCCCCAGATGCGTTCGCCGGAGCTGGCCGAGCAGCTCGCCCAGCGCCTGGGACGGCCGATGTCCGCGGGCAACCTCCGGCAGATCCTCCACCGCGCCCGCGACAAGTTCACCGAGTTCCTCGTCGAGGAAGTGAAGGTGTCGCTGAAGACCCCCAGCCGCGATGAGGTCGAGGAGGAACTCGCCGACCTCAAGCTGCTGGAGTTCTGCAAGCCGTCGCTCGATCGCGTGAAGTTCGACTGA
- a CDS encoding SGNH/GDSL hydrolase family protein: protein MLNRHLKPLWFLSLSTLLAATAVAQEKVAWRDVRELTLEGRAWNEADLKAPFDRLPAKAEGVVRPPVWNLSRDSAGIAVRFVTDATEIHARWTVVKDRLAMAHMPATGVSGVDLYARDAAGAWRWVAVGQPSEVTNAKVLVKGLEPGTREYLLYLPLYNGVSSVEVGVPTGVEIRPADPRKPESVRPIVFYGTSITHGGCASRPGMVHTAIVGRRLDRPVVNLGFSGNGTMDQSISDLLVEIDAAAYVIDCLPNMTAEMVAERTEPLVRTIRKARPDVPILLAEDRSYTDSPFVPAHRRRNETSRAALKAAYQRLLDDGVKGLSYLEGAPQLGDDGEGTVDGSHPTDLGFLRMADLFAPAIEQAIAATAETR from the coding sequence ATGCTCAATCGTCACCTGAAGCCGCTCTGGTTCCTGAGCCTTTCCACCCTCCTCGCGGCGACCGCCGTCGCCCAGGAGAAAGTCGCCTGGCGCGACGTCCGCGAACTGACCCTGGAGGGGAGGGCCTGGAACGAGGCCGACCTGAAGGCACCGTTCGACCGCCTTCCGGCGAAGGCCGAGGGGGTGGTCCGACCCCCGGTCTGGAACCTCTCGCGCGATTCGGCGGGGATCGCCGTCCGGTTCGTCACCGACGCGACCGAGATCCACGCGCGATGGACCGTCGTCAAGGATCGACTGGCGATGGCCCACATGCCCGCCACCGGCGTCAGCGGGGTCGACCTCTACGCCCGAGACGCCGCCGGCGCCTGGCGTTGGGTCGCCGTCGGCCAGCCGTCGGAGGTGACGAACGCCAAGGTCCTGGTGAAGGGGCTGGAGCCGGGGACGCGCGAGTACCTGCTCTACCTGCCGCTTTACAACGGCGTCTCGTCCGTCGAGGTCGGCGTCCCGACTGGCGTCGAGATCCGCCCGGCCGATCCCCGCAAGCCCGAGAGCGTCCGGCCGATCGTCTTCTACGGCACCTCGATCACCCACGGCGGCTGCGCCTCGCGGCCCGGCATGGTCCATACGGCGATCGTCGGCCGTCGGCTCGATCGCCCGGTCGTCAACCTCGGCTTCAGCGGCAACGGCACGATGGACCAGTCCATCTCGGACCTGCTCGTCGAGATCGACGCCGCCGCCTACGTGATCGACTGCCTGCCGAACATGACCGCCGAGATGGTCGCCGAGCGGACCGAGCCGCTGGTCAGGACGATCCGCAAGGCCCGCCCGGACGTCCCGATCCTGCTGGCCGAGGACCGTTCCTACACCGACTCCCCGTTCGTCCCGGCGCACCGCCGCCGCAACGAGACGAGCCGCGCCGCGCTCAAGGCGGCCTACCAGCGGCTGCTCGACGACGGGGTGAAGGGGCTTTCGTATCTGGAGGGAGCCCCGCAGCTCGGCGACGACGGCGAAGGGACGGTCGACGGCTCGCACCCGACCGACCTGGGCTTCCTGCGCATGGCCGACCTGTTCGCGCCCGCGATCGAGCAGGCGATCGCGGCGACGGCCGAGACTCGCTGA
- a CDS encoding glycosyltransferase family 2 protein yields MDDVPAGPASAGPGRPSLSVVVPVHNGGVDFERCLLRLRGSTWTDFELLVVDDGSTDDSGLLARRHGAVVLRHDRPLGPAAARNLGAEQATGDLIFFLDADVAVHSDTIERGMARFLEDPDLTALFGSYDDQPLAPGLLSRFRNLLHHYVHQQGDFVRDARPAHTFWTGCGMIRRAAFQEFGGFDPRLYARPSIEDIELGYRLTRAGRRIVLARDVQATHMKRWTLFEVVRTDIFRRGVPWMLLIKRSGTVETDLNVQLGQKLSVAATGGLLLASAAIPLSSWAAPVALAFGVGIAGLNRDLYRFLGHRRGPAFAAGSFPLHLLYFVCCGVSVVIALTRWYALDRTTRPVAEGRIDRGGRPIPSPALGRLARRLQRWTTRSR; encoded by the coding sequence ATGGACGATGTCCCCGCCGGTCCGGCGAGCGCGGGGCCGGGGAGGCCGTCGCTCTCCGTCGTCGTTCCCGTCCACAACGGGGGCGTCGACTTCGAGCGATGCCTCCTCCGGCTTCGTGGATCGACCTGGACCGACTTCGAGCTGCTCGTCGTCGACGACGGCTCCACCGACGATTCGGGGCTCCTGGCCCGCCGCCACGGGGCTGTCGTGCTACGCCACGACCGCCCGCTGGGCCCCGCCGCCGCGCGCAACCTCGGCGCGGAGCAGGCGACCGGCGACCTGATCTTCTTCCTCGACGCCGACGTGGCCGTCCACTCGGACACGATCGAGCGCGGGATGGCGCGGTTCCTGGAGGACCCGGACCTCACGGCGCTCTTCGGCTCGTACGACGACCAGCCGCTGGCGCCGGGGCTGCTCAGCCGGTTCCGCAACCTGCTGCACCATTACGTCCACCAGCAGGGGGACTTCGTCCGCGACGCCCGGCCGGCGCACACGTTCTGGACCGGCTGCGGCATGATCCGCCGCGCGGCGTTCCAGGAGTTCGGCGGCTTCGACCCCCGCCTCTACGCCCGGCCGTCGATCGAGGACATCGAGCTGGGCTACCGCCTGACCCGCGCCGGACGCCGGATCGTCCTGGCCCGCGACGTCCAGGCGACCCACATGAAGCGCTGGACGCTGTTCGAGGTCGTCCGCACCGACATCTTTCGGCGCGGGGTGCCCTGGATGCTCCTGATCAAGCGGAGCGGAACCGTCGAGACCGACCTCAACGTCCAGCTCGGCCAGAAGCTGTCGGTCGCCGCCACGGGGGGGCTTTTGCTGGCCTCGGCCGCGATCCCGCTCTCGTCCTGGGCGGCACCCGTCGCGCTCGCCTTCGGCGTGGGGATCGCCGGGCTCAACCGGGACCTGTATCGGTTCCTCGGCCATCGACGCGGGCCGGCCTTCGCCGCGGGCTCGTTCCCCCTGCACCTGCTCTACTTCGTCTGCTGCGGCGTCTCGGTCGTGATCGCCCTGACCCGGTGGTACGCGCTCGACCGGACGACCCGCCCGGTCGCCGAAGGCCGCATCGATCGCGGCGGTCGACCCATTCCCTCGCCGGCGTTGGGCCGGCTGGCACGGAGGCTCCAGCGATGGACGACGCGATCAAGGTAG